Sequence from the Ooceraea biroi isolate clonal line C1 chromosome 5, Obir_v5.4, whole genome shotgun sequence genome:
TATTCCGTGGCAGCAATCGAAGACTTCCAAACGAAGATATACTCTACAAAGCAAGAAAGTAAGCCGAACATCTATCattcgattaattttcttcCCTTCCGATTTTATTTGGTGGAACCTCCTTAATTTGTAATAACGATCAAGGAGTTCATTACCGTTTTCCCCTTTAAGTGGCTCACTTAGAACGCGGAACAGAGAGTTCGTCTCACCCCGCGGAGACATTTTCGGCCGACCGAAGGGCAGTTTCTCCCGAATCGACGGCGACCGCTCGCAACAATTGCGATTTAACACCGAGTCCTCTTCCTCGTGATTCAATCGATACGCACACACCTTCCCCCATTTCCTCTCCAGATTCCTCAGTCGATCATAGATCCTTTCCTTCACCATCATTTTCTTCTCAGACCGATTTCCCTTTTTCCCTCCCAGACCTATCCTCTCCATGGTTTTCTCCTATTTCTTCCCCGGAGCTTGACCAATATTTGCTCCCTTCTGAAACTGAGGAACATTCGGTTCCTCTTTCAGAAATCCCGCTTTCTCTTCCCCTCGACACCCAAGGATAATTATtgtgaaatttcattttttttccctcttttatattttaattatatatatatatatatatatatatatatatatatttaattttaatccgtGCGTCAAAAGAAACCGGCGAattgtattttgttttttaaacaacagaatatattatgatctttttatttaaatcgcaatattattttttgaccTCATCCTTCATTTTTCTTGCCAACTTTTCGCACGAGATCCTATCCTTggtaaaagggattcagtTCCCTTGCCTAAAAACGGACCACGAGCTGACCCTTTCGTGTGTTAGGGTTATTGCGACCTAAGGTTGTAGGCCCTTACAGCGAAGCGTATGGATAGGCTCGACTCGAGATTTCTGCGGCTAAGTGCCCACGAAACTCGACAGGCGTCTTGTTCCGCCCCACTGTAGAGCCgtcggagctctggacgtaacagtattttatattagctTGGCATAGCAATTTtgagattttaataattgacaTGCCATCAGACGTTCTTCTATCCGCCACCTTCCTTATGAATACAATGAATGGACCCTTATTAGATTTTTCGTACCTTAGAGGAATTGAGTCGTCCTCCTTGGCGTTCGTATCTGTGTTCTTGATCGAGTTGTTCGATCTTGGTCTCTTAGCGTCTTCTGTTGATGTTATTTTCCCTTCGACTGTCCTATCTGATGTTTTGGATTTTTTATTAGTAGACTTAGCTGAGTAATGTTTAGAGCCTTGATCCTGTTGTCCTGTGACGTGTTCTTCCGAGATCAGCCTCGAGGACGGAGCTGAGTCGTCCTCCGAGGACGCAGGCATGCTCCTCTTCAGGCTGGGAGGCTTGTCCACGATTACCTCCATCACCTCTTCCTGCGAAAAGCCCCTACAGTCGTCGTCGCTATTATAGTCCATTATTTTAGGCGGGAGAGATGGCTTTCTCCCGCCTAATGGCGACTGGTTGTTAAGGTTAGCGATATCCTTGATTTATGCCCGCCGTATTTCCTTGCACCAGACTCGAGAGCGGAGTTTGCCACAAAGAAGGAAAAGTCGCGCCTCCGAGGCTCACCAAGTGgcaaaaagccgtgttaattctataaaatatctcGTCCAGTTTAACAGCTCAGGAGAAAACACGTGCGTACTGGTTGCGCGCTGAGACCGCTCTCCGTCTGTCCTTCTCAAATAGACATGTATTGCAACGCCATCTCTCGAAGCATGGAGGAACTAATCTTGTGCTTTGTTAGCACGCGTGGCCATGAATGCAGACGCGTATATTCACGTAATTTTCCAagaaagaaatcttttttattacgcatctaaattcacttctaaaaacatcctcatattcctttattGTGAATTTAGTGTGGATGATAGTAATTTCGTATGTACGCAgtgtcaaatttatattattgtacgaCATTCGCCAAGAAACCTATAAGATGAGTGTAATGTTcgattttttttccgtttaGAAAGTACAGTCTTATCttccacactacattattgtgtgtactttcatcctGCCAAAGGATTTtacattctgtgaattcaataaaaagatcctGTTCTTGGAAAATCACTATTTCGGCCTTACTTCGGCCTAAGTTCGGCCGGtaagacgactccaggatccctttAAGTCGTCGTTATATGCTCATAACGACAGTTGTCGGTTCGTTATATAACGAGATGTTGCTGTAACGACAAATGCGATTCTGTAAGTGAGTGGTAATGATTTCCGTCGCTATTGATACCGTAAAACGTCGTTAAGGTATCGTTATGTGTCTTTATCATAACGAAGGGTCCGGTACCCCTCGGTATCGCGTAACGACGATAAGTTAGAGCGTTAATGGTGCAAATTTACGAGTCAATCTTAAAATCAAggtgttataaaaatatttcgaaacgtTTTGAAGCGTTCAAAACATTTAAAGAAGTTGgtaagtaatttatattgttcataataataattggttTACAGAAAATAATGCGCATTTACATATCAAtacttttacaatatattaaatgttttcttgTCGATCTAAAATTGCTTCACTCTTTTCGATATTGCAAtcaaattcttatttttatagacttataagaatttatatttttgtatacttGACATATTTGATGTTATGTTTGTAGAGAATGGCCCTTGAGTATTTGGCACTGGACTTGCTGTTATTAGATGAAAGGATACGTCGACTAGAACGGCGTATAGAGAGAAGGTTATTGAGAGATGCTCAGAACCCCTTTTTCCTTCCACgtgaagaatttattaattgctttCGCCTTACTCCAGATTTGGTAATACACGTTACAGGATCGCCTTCAtttgcacacggaacgattgcacaccgcacgattgcacacgcaatattgcacacgttgtattgcacacTGTTCTATTGGACACAGCACGATTGTATACCGCACAATTGGCCACCGCACAATTGGCCACCACACGATTGCGCATgcacattgcacgattggacaccgcactattggacaccgcacgattggacactgCACAATTGGACACCACTttacgggcgaagcccgtctcctcgtgctcttccacccaagcatatactttcccagtataaactttcttactttaatattattaattttttatactgggaaagtatatgcttgggtggaagagcacgaggagacgggcttcgcttgtcacctagtactcttccacaaaaaaaataacaaaacttttaggcgaccaaaagtactgcatggaagttacaatatagaaccttgctttgcgtggaacctcgcttcatatACTCTCAGCatgctttctaaatttattaaatatcgcacgttGATTTACTTCGCAGTGACAGATTTCATAACCTATTCGACTCGTCAACTTTAACGATAAATATCTCGCTTTGCAAGGCagagcgacgattttaacTTTCATTTTCGGTTtctacgcgtcaaaatacataatatattgcagACGCTAGCGCACGTACATTGTCGTAGCGTCTTATAATATCAATCGGTCGTAAAGTGGTGTCCAATTGTGCAGTGTCCAATCGCGCGGTGTCCAatagtgcggtgtccaatcgtacAATGTGCGTGCGCAATCGTACGGTGGCCAATCGTGCTATGTCCAATAGAACAgtgtgcaatacaacgtgtGCAATATTGCGTGTGCAATATTgcgtgtgcaatcgtgcggtgtgcaatcgttccgtgtgcaaaCGGGATACGCCCCAGGTTACAAATACTCTAAGGGCTGATTTACAGAATAGACGAATCACCGGCTTAGCAATAGAAATAAAGgtaatattgaaacaaaataaaaaacttgatATCAGTTAGTTACTTCTTGGTTCAAGAGTTCTTTTTCTGTAACATCATTATACTGAGGAAACAGAATACTTAAGATATAAATGTAGTAAAATTTAGTTTTCTCGAAATAtcaaactttattaaaatgaatgTTTATTGCAGGTATTGGCTGCTTTGCAGTTTTATGCGCAAGGCAGCTATCAACGAAGTGTCAGCAACCAATTTCATTTGAATATTAGCCAGACAACTACAAGTCATTGCATTCATGCTGTCACTGCTGCGATCAATCAACGTTTGTTGCGTAGATGGATAAAATTTCCAACGACTGTGGAAGATCGACAGCAAGCACGTCAAAAGTTTTCTACTGCTGCGCAGCCATTTGAAGGTGCTATAGGTGCTATGGACTGTACTTTAGTTCACATCATAGCGCCACATGAACATGAAGAGGCCTTCATCAACCATCATGGTAATCATGCCCTGAATGTACAAGCTGTAAGTAAAAATGGGTAGCAAATTGTTTTTGCCGCAGATTTGCATCATTGTAATATCGCCTACTTGTTTTCAGATTGTTGATCcagatatgaaaatattaaacatcaaTCCAAGATATCCAGGTGCACGAAACGATGCATATATCTGGAGCGTATCACCGATTCGACAGGTCATGGAGTTCCATTTTAACAGAGGAGAAAGTAAAACTTGGCTGATCGGTAAGTCTCATTGATTAACAATATCTGCTCAAATTTTCCAACGTAAAGAAATATCTTGATAGGAATTGAATgccatatatttttaaaacgtcCTTTCATTTAACGTTGCTTTTTATCACATTATCACGTTTCCaagtttattctttttttcaaatctTCAATATattcgtttaatattaatatttttcatcagGCGATGCTGGATATCCATTGGAACCGTGGCTCATGACACCCTTGCCTGGTTTTCCGGAAGACACTCGACAGTATCAATATACAAAACAGCTTTGCAAGGCCAGAAATGTTGTCGAACGCTTCTTTGGTGTTTTTAAATCCGTATGGAGGTGTCTTTCTTATCAGCGTGTATTAATGTACAAACCTGCATTTGCTGCACAAATAGTAAATGCATGTGCGATTCTTCATAATATAAGGATTGAACATCGCTTGCAAGAATTTCAAGTACCAATAGATGTGAATCATCCAGAAAATGTAAATGCTGGCCATGTGGATATCGTGGATGAATATATTGCTCAAAGAGGACCAAACGCTGTGGCGCAGAGAATTCAACGTCAAATAATGAGACAGATTTCCAAATTATCGCGATGCAGAAGCTGATGGCCaagaacaataaaaataaagtattatttctGAGAATATAATGTGCATTGTTCTCaccattttattataaataaaattattattacagttttatattacatttcctTATGGATAAaaccttttttaattaacttacgatacaaacaaaaaacatttttttaaataacattttgaaatataacaaaatataaactaTGAGAATATATACTAAGATCTATTAGATCCAACTTAACagcaaaaatacaaaatgttaattttttaaatgtttaaaatttttttactaaGAACATCAATGCAATCTTTAATTATTGCACTTAGCTCTGCGTACGTCTTATCACGAGTTCTTTCTGTTTCTATGAAAGCACGCAGAATCTCATTTCGCTCTTTGTTATCGgatatttgtttcaaaatttgcgcgaacatctgtaaaaacataatttaaaaatacgttAAAGCATTGAGTTTACTATAATagtgtattttatatagttaAATTAGTTCAGAAAGTACCTCCATGCACGTAATTTGGCGTTCAGTCAGTGCACTGAAATCTTCTCGTGCATCAGTCAATTGTATGGCCAATCTTTTTCGaccttaaaaataaaatataatacattctgAGCCCTTTTATGATGTAACAAGAAAGTAGGTGTCTGCAACTATACTCACCCCGTTTTGTGACTCTTGCTGGCTGAATTCTTTTTAACTGTTCGGAAATGTTCCTACGTGGATTTGTTTCCGGTGATTGCATTATTTCTGATTCCACCATTGTTTGTTCCTTTGCTGTTGAAGCAGTTTGTGAATTTGGCATTTGTGCGTGAAGAAGCTCACCGTTTTCTGCTACTTGAAACTCATGTATTATTTCGCAATCtataagaaacaaataaagtaaattcaagccggtcttaaatataatatctgaCTTTTAATACCGCGGCGTAACACATTCATGTGATGACTTATGATAACATACGCAATACGTATGTTTAAAACAATTACTGACCTGTAAAGTTGGTGCTTATGACGCCATTGCTGTCCCGCACTGTAATCATCTCAGGAATGTTTTCTAAAACTTCATTCTGACCTTGAGATAATAATTCTTTGCTTGCGGCTGAAATAAATGTTTGAGaaacaaacaatattttacgtatatttacaatatttacaatattttgacAGCTATTATtgacaatattatttacaagtgttttaaaaagaaaaaccataataataataataattaactgtatcataatttgtaattacttGTTCCTCAGGAAAAGAATCAGGGCACTGGACGCCTTCGACATAATCGAAACCCATAATCCCCAAtattttttcctctcgctCAGTCAATTTCAGTGGAGGGCCGCTACGGTTTCCTGTTGTAACTCGATTTTCCCGAATCTTTGCTACTTTTTGTGAAACAGCTGTCTTGTTGTCTCTCCATGtctgaaaaaaatttctaaccgATTAATACCTCAAAATACTTGTAAATAGTAGAAGTGtacgtataattttttaaatacaatttttaccGATTTCCATGATTTCATATCCTTTGTCTTCCCATCTTTTGACATTTTATTCAAATCGGACACTAATTGCTCCCATGATGCCCTCAAATCGGAATTTCCCTGAAGGGTATTAAATTTTCCAGTTGCAACATGTAGATGTTGTATGAAATAATCTACCATGTAATCGATTTGGGCTTGCGTTGCTTTTGTCTGCCTCTTTTTTACGTTCGTCTTCTCGGTTGttctgaaaagaaataaacgaaACGTTTGCTGTAAGCAAATGCACtatataaactttaaatacaaataaaaaaatataacttcTAATAAGCAGTTTTACTCAATCAATAAGTAAAggaaagagcgaaagagccAAGCCGGTTGTCTGGGCATTTTTCTTCATTCCTAAATGTTCTTTCGATTAATGAACATTGCGGTCCCCATTCAATGAATGACCATCgtctgtataaatattattacattacattattatcagAGTTTGAAATGAATGAGGATCGaaacgtttattatttaaaaaaacatttaaaaatagagaaaattgcCCCACAACCGACTTGGCTCTTTCGATctgctttttatttattggttAATTAGcgtcttatatttatttattttacttgaatCTTATCAAAATATTGCATACTTACTGTGATGCAGATTGGGCTCAACTTCCGAATAGCCCCCCCTCCGAATTGCATGAAATTTTTAGGATATGTAGAGGTAGAGAGAAGGAAGGTGTGGATGGAAGGATTTTTTGCGGAAAGGCTTCCTAGcgaagaaattaacaaaaaaaggtttaatgattttgcacgaatttccagctgtctacgcgaatcAAGAACttgactttgatatatattatagaggtcacctccCTTAGTAACCTGTAGAAGGTTTTAGTTCTccttcgttattaattaaaaagttattaacaaaagaagtttaaggATTTTGCACGCATATGTAATCTTAATGGACCTTAGTATGTTACCTCTGCTCGCGTTTGTGTTAACAAATATTGGTAATACTGCTGTTTAGGGGACCCACCTCCTAtgactttgaccttgacatatgttgtcaaggtcaccctcctgagtgaccttcagaaggttttagccgtagctcgttgtttgttaaaaagttaacaAACGAAGTTTGAAAACTATACTACTTAAAATTAGTGGTCATAATATACTGATGTGTGTAGAGACTAactaggttagttaggttaagttaggttaggttaggttaggtcaGGTCAGGTCTTgacctttattaaaaagttgttaAACAACGAAGTATCACACTCGGTTTTCAGCCTGCGTTTTGGgtggcgggggggaggggcttcgtCGAAGCcgatgtaacagatttcaccgtataGATtgtgatcacctggtacacggcaggTATCctggcgggggggaggggctttgcccctcccgcccccccgcgaagcgggctgaaaaccgagcgtgTACGttcggggctccagtttcggaaaattcgtgcgaaatcatcaaacttcttttgttattaactttttaataaacaacgagcgacggctaataccttctgaaggtcactcaggacattaactttgacaacatatgtcaggGTCAAGGTCTTGATTTGCGTAGACAGCTGGaaattcatgcaaaatcattaaaccttttattattaatttcttcgctagAAGGCGTTTTCGCACAAAATCCTTCCACCCACACCTTCCTCACCTCTACCTCTATATATCCTAAAACTTTCATGAAAATCGGAGGGGGGGCTATtcggaagtcttaccgcagaTTGCATtgcgtaataaatatattcagttTTTATGACTTCTTCTTGTCTCTGGAAATTTTTGTGTGTAACACAACACATAGGATCTCAGTGTACAGCGTGAAGCAATGTAGACACGTTATTGTAACATGAACATTGGCAGTATCGGTAActaaatttcagtaaattACCGAAGTTACTAAGCTTTTCTAGTAAATACGTCACTTCCTGTGCATAACGATAACATTAAATAACAATGTTTCGTTATCACGCTTTGTAGCGTTAAAGTGTCTTTACTTTGAGGTTACGGAATCGCATAGTCGGTATCTGGCTGTCGTTACACATATCGAAAGTCGGTATCGTTACTGTAACGTTCCGTGTCgctataattataacaagTTATAAAATCGGGCTACAGACAAGAATGTATCCTCTCTCCCCtcttgtttaatttatatgcGGACAAGATCTTTAAAGAAGCCATTGGCGATTTGGATCTCGGCATCAAGATGAATGGAGTACGCATCAGTATTCTCAAATACGCTGACGACACGGTTATTTTGGCAGAAAATAGTAAGGACCTCCAACTGTTTCTCAATAGAATTTCCACAACCAGCCATAGAGCAAGATTAAGTATTAACATTGATAAAACAAAGATGATGGGTTTTAGCCGCCAGAACCATGATTCATTTCTCCACCTCCACGGTAAACAAATTGAATGTGTCACCTCATTCAAATATCTGGGGTGCTTGATCACTGAGGACCTAGATCCCGATCGGGAGGTTAAGCGTAGAATAGAATATGCTCGCactatttttaacaaattgaGACCTTTCTTCTGCGACGATAGTTTAAACTTAAATATACGGCGGAGGATAGCTAAATGCTATGTTTGGTCTGCTCTTCTGTACGGGGTTGAGGCATGGACCCTCAAGATAGGCACGATGAACCGCCTAGAGGCCTTCGCAATGTGAATGATCAGGCGTAGGCTCCGAATCTCCTGGATCGACAGTGTCCAACACTGAAGTGCTAGAGAGAGCACGTGCACAACGTGAGCTGCTGACCACTATCAAATGTAGAAAGATTAGCTATCACGGGCACGTCTTGCGAGGGGAGAAGTACCACCTCCTCCACCTAATTCTGAAAGGAAGAATTGAAGGTCGCCGAGGAATAGAGAGAAAACAGTTATCCTGGCTAAGAAACATCAGGACATAGACCGGTATTCGAAGGGCGGAGGAGCTCTTCCGCAtggcggaagagagagaaactatTGCCAGAGTGATCGCCAATGTTCGGGGGACCGGGcacatgaagaagaagaacaagtGCCAACAACTCGTGAAAACATAATTCAGCGAAGCAGGAATACTTGCACACAAATTGAAGCAGACACACTTTTAAGTTGTGTACAATCATTTGAAGTGCGGATCAATATATGCATCCAAGTTGAAAGTCATCAGTTCgagcatttaatttaattgaatagtgagaggcaaggggactcactgAAAAAAGTCACTCCGACTACAGCGCTATGATAattcgaaaaaatgtttcagacaaaagttacatatttttcgacgtagaatccgaatctgcaataaaaagtaggGGTTCCCATTTAAGATTTCAAAGTTACCCCCGCTCCACCCCCAGGGGCGGCGGGAGCGGGCTAATTTTAGCATAAGTGAATTGGCCCCTCGAAAATAGTGCGGGTTATGTGGAACATTTTTTCCGTCCGATGCAATTTCTCGAGATAGTTTGCAGTCTCAAGTTAAAaaactcaccctgtatatatataccatCCATCTTCACCTTTCCGGTCGGTACTTTcctaccggacaccctgtatatatatatatatatatatacacagggtgtctcattttaaagtttcccctaaaatatttcagaaacactgtgttaaatcgaaaaatgtttcaaacaaaagttttgttacttcgagggggacataagacggtactattggtttgaccttgggtggcgttgtcaaggtcatatgGAATTCAAcgttgtttttttaaacggaaccccatactttttattgcagattctcattcttcgtcgaaaagtaagtaacttttgttggaaacatttttttaaaaaacgccctccttatcccgaaaactcaggttcaacctttggcgaaccaatgataatactcgctttataacagacacggaagttttattttattttactgtttaccatcaGTTGACCAGAAGTTCACCTGAAGTTGCCTAACTTCATTATAAGACCTTTCACGATCACCCCATCCCCGCATCATTAGGAGTGCAATCCTCTCTCGTTCTAAAAGATTTGCCATTTTATAAGTGATTagagaatgaaataaataaattctgagTTATTgagaataaatgttttgctgagtattataaaatggaaaaaaaactgatttttgCAGGACTTCTATGGTAAGGACTAAGGTACTATGGTGAGGACGAATCAAGGTTGTGTTACAGATTAAAAATCAGTCAAATCCAAAAATGGTGAAGGATTTTACAGATTATTGAGTTCTGACCTGTTATGTACCCAATGCTACTGTACAATCAGTGTTGCCAGTCTGCAGACGCGGCTCACGGCTCAGCGCGATGTGGTGAGGGCAAGCGAAGTGGAGAGGGTACCGCGCCGGCGCCTCTGCTCTGATATCTAATGGTAGTCATCGGGTACTCATCAAACAGTCCTCGTATGTTTAGACAATGCTGGAGGACATTTTGAACATCTCATGGAGTAGTGTAAAGCGGAGCAATCGGTCTTTTCCAGGGCCACAAGATGTGCAAAACCGATCAACaccctccacgtggtgcacactgggtaacgctaatgctgacggtaaacagtaaaataaaaaaaaaacttccgtgtctgttataaagcgagtattatcattggtccgccaaaggttgaacctgagtttccgagataaggagggcgttttttaaaaaaatgtttcgaacaaaagttacttacttttcgacgaaaaatcagaatctgcaataaaaagtatggggttccgtttaaaaaaacaaagttgaactccatatgaccttgccaacgccacccaaggtcaaaccaatagtaccgtcttatgtccccctcgaagtcacaaaacttttgtttgaaacatttttcaatttaacgcagtatttctgaaatattttagggcaaactttaaaatgggacaccttgtatacataaaaaaaggaaaaaaaagaaaaaaagggggtcaaataataataaaggagAGAGTATTTTCCTAGTCAGCTTATCACAAGTTATTACCAGAATCGTTTGAACTGTGAGATGCGGAAAAGGAGCATAGTAAAGgaaacagaaagaaataatgcataaatatatatatatatatatatgtatatataatgcgCATATGTGAATACTTGTAGTCCTCAGATGATAGCTATAGAACAGCCCTACCCAGGAAAGGCGAGAGACTAAGTCTGCTTTTAGTTGAACCTCCCATAAGGGAAGAGAGCACTAA
This genomic interval carries:
- the LOC113561950 gene encoding uncharacterized protein LOC113561950 yields the protein MRGWGDRERSYNEVRQLQVNFWSTDGKQTTEKTNVKKRQTKATQAQIDYMVDYFIQHLHVATGKFNTLQGNSDLRASWEQLVSDLNKMSKDGKTKDMKSWKSTWRDNKTAVSQKVAKIRENRVTTGNRSGPPLKLTEREEKILGIMGFDYVEGVQCPDSFPEEQLSKYSASKELLSQGQNEVLENIPEMITVRDSNGVISTNFTDCEIIHEFQVAENGELLHAQMPNSQTASTAKEQTMVESEIMQSPETNPRRNISEQLKRIQPARVTKRGRKRLAIQLTDAREDFSALTERQITCMEMFAQILKQISDNKERNEILRAFIETERTRDKTYAELSAIIKDCIDVLSKKILNI